One window of Syngnathus acus chromosome 16, fSynAcu1.2, whole genome shotgun sequence genomic DNA carries:
- the dscc1 gene encoding sister chromatid cohesion protein DCC1, translating into MRTLEEIQATLEIAKLKEEDLQKTIHCLSLGENVSSADYCLMVLDDTLCKHIEAGDSLVIRGDKEEHAVLCTGDRTYDLKIADTSNLLLFLPGCKTPDQLTSSQESTQLVHAQIWGFCNSYWEVRRQRPKLKKLLKVLRENPYEGPGLPGQQENTENTYTMDDLLETIQASEEELKNHLKAIHACQINGCWRVLDSDYEMKLLGHVTQLVDSESWSCNKVPLQTSLEELSPLEPREMIEHCLNCYGTRYVENDDVFYALDEAKVCRGTALMLLKNAIKFNLREFQEVWQQSVPDGMSTSLSQLKSVALVDRSSRPETICLLQVEDLPEDTLERFNHLFTLREKWTEEDIEPYIADLCGEKQTTGALLTKYARSSIQNGVKMFNSRRPIAT; encoded by the exons ATGAGAACTTTGGAGGAGATTCAAGCGACGCTTGAGATCGCTAAGTTAAAAGAAGAAGATCTGCAGAAAACGATTCATTGTTTGTCTCTGGGAGAGAACGTCTCGTCTGCAGACTACTGCCTAATGGTGCTGGACGACACACTGTGCAAACACATAGAAGCGGGTGACAG cctggtgatcaGAGGGGACAAAGAAGAGCACGCCGTGCTGTGTACCGGTGACAGGACCTACGATTTGAAGATCGCAGACACGTCCAACCTGTTGCTCTTTCTGCCAGGATGCAAAACACCCGATCAGCTCACCAGCAGCCAGGAGAGCACACAGCTTGTTCACGCTCAG ATCTGGGGCTTTTGCAACAGCTACTGGGAAGTGAGAAGACAACGTCCTAAACTAAAGAAGCTGCTGAAAGTTTTAAGGGAGAACCCATATGAAGGGCCTGGCCTACCTGGGCAGCAGGAGAACACTGAAAACACG TACACCATGGACGATCTACTGGAGACAATTCAAGCCAGTGAAGAAGAGCTTAAGAACCACTTGAAGGCCATCCACGCCTGTCAGATAAATG GCTGCTGGCGTGTACTCGACTCTGACTACGAGATGAAGTTGCTTGGTCATGTGACTCAGCTGGTGGACTCGGAGTCATGGTCTTGCAACAAGGTTCCACTTCAAACCAGTCTGGAGGAGTTAAGCCCACTCGAGCCCAG AGAGATGATTGAGCACTGTTTAAACTGCTATGGGACACGCTACGTTGAAAATG ACGATGTATTTTACGCACTGGATGAGGCTAAAGTTTGTCGGGGTACTGCGCTCATGTTGCTGAAGAATGCCATCAAGTTCAACCTGAGGGAGTTTCAGGAGGTGTGGCAGCAGAGCGTACCAGATGGCATGAGCACGAGTCTGAGCCAGCTCAAG AGTGTCGCACTGGTGGACCGCAGCTCCCGCCCCGAGACCATCTGCCTTCTGCAGGTAGAAGATCTTCCGGAGGACACACTGGAGCGCTTTAATCATCTCTTCACACTGCGAGAGAAATGGACGGAAGAGGATATCGAGCCGTATATAGC GGACCTGTGCGGAGAGAAACAGACCACAGGAGCACTATTGACCAAATATGCTCGATCTTCAATCCAAAATGGTGTCAAGATGTTCAACTCTAGAAGGCCTATTGCAACTTGA
- the LOC119135384 gene encoding carboxypeptidase Q-like — protein sequence MVGKLSPCFFILIFMLKSLVGRPQSPTMVRYEFNRTAQKDVAAEVAGYADMAKQIIDLAVFGAAKNRSYGRLADFTDTIGNRVSGSLNLEMAIKYMYKAMMQDGLDVHLEPVKIPHWVRGKESAVMTLPRVKNLALLGLGSSVGTPPEGIEAEVLVVESFEELKRRASEAVGRIVVFNQPFVSYGTTVAYREYGASEASKFGAVATLIRSVTPFSINSPHTGWQDYQDGVKRIPTACITMEDAELMSRIAQRGQRITVRLTMAAKTLPDADSYNTVAEIKGWQHPEQVVLLSGHLDSWDVGQGAMDDGGGAMISWEVLSLIKQLGLRPRRTMRTVLWTGEEQGGVGAQQYYNLHKVNLSNFDLVMESDMGTFSPVALQFTGSAEAQRVMEEVVKLLAPLNTTKLETHGEGTDISPWMQAGVPGASLHVADSRYFWFHHTEADTMTVQNPGDMDLCSALWAVVAYVVADLEDMLPR from the exons ATGGTTGGTAAACTGTCTCCCTGCTTCTTCATCCTTATTTTCATGCTGAAATCCCTGGTTGGGCGACCCCAAAGCCCAACAATGGTTAGATATGAATTCAACAGAACTGCTCAGAAAG ACGTGGCAGCGGAGGTTGCAGGCTACGCAGATATGGCCAAACAGATCATCGACCTGGCTGTGTTCGGAGCCGCGAAGAATCGCTCTTACGGACGCCTCGCCGACTTTACAGACACCATCGGGAACCGTGTCAGTGGCTCGCTCAACCTGGAGATGGCTATCAAATATATGTACAAAGCTATGATGCAGGATGGTTTGGACGTTCATCTGG AACCAGTAAAAATCCCACACTGGGTTAGAGGAAAGGAGAGTGCAGTGATGACCTTGCCAAGGGTTAAGAATCTGGCTCTCCTAGGTTTGGGGAGCAGTGTGGGGACACCACCTGAAG GCATTGAGGCCGAGGTGTTGGTTGTTGAATCTTTTGAGGAACTGAAGCGCAGAGCCAGCGAGGCCGTAGGGAGGATTGTGGTCTTCAACCAGCCATTTGTCAGctacggcacaacagtggcaTACCGCGAATACGGCGCCTCGGAGGCGTCGAAATTTGGAGCCGTGGCCACACTTATTCGATCCGTCACTCCTTTCTCGATTAATAG CCCTCACACAGGTTGGCAAGACTACCAGGATGGTGTGAAGCGCATCCCTACGGCATGCATCACCATGGAGGATGCTGAGCTCATGTCGCGTATAGCGCAGAGGGGGCAGCGGATCACCGTCCGACTCACCATGGCCGCCAAGACGCTCCCAGATGCCGACTCCTATAACACGGTGGCTGAGATAAAAGGCTGGCAGCACCCCGAGCAG GTTGTCCTATTGAGTGGTCATCTTGACAGTTGGGATGTTGGCCAGGGTGCTATGGATGATGGGGGCGGAGCCATGATTTCCTGGGAAGTCCTGTCACTCATAAAACAGCTAG GTTTACGTCCGAGAAGGACAATGCGTACAGTGCTGTGGACGGGTGAAGAGCAGGGAGGAGTTGGAGCGCAGCAGTACTACAATCTTCATAAG GTGAATCTGTCCAACTTTGATCTGGTCATGGAGTCTGACATGGGGACATTCAGCCCGGTGGCCCTGCAATTTACAGGCAGTGCTGAAGCACAAAGG GTGATGGAGGAGGTGGTCAAACTGTTGGCTCCTCTCAATACAACCAAACTGGAGACACATGGAGAGGGTACGGACATCTCGCCTTGGATGCAGGCTGGAGTACCAG GTGCCAGCCTACATGTAGCCGACAGTCGATATTTTTGGTTCCACCACACGGAAGCTGATACCATGACAGTTCAGAACCCTGGAGACATGGACCTCTGCTCGGCTTTGTGGGCCGTGGTGGCGTACGTGGTAGCAGACCTCGAGGACATGCTGCCTCGGTAG
- the LOC119135380 gene encoding syndecan-2-like has product MRTLWLLFLVGLAPGFISEKMLVSSQSHPFMGDDLYIEGQTSGELPIDDEDGDDMGSGSGSGDYDPISYQLHREEKEILTTFVDSNKSEEMTPTLSTADSRHGQPTTAADRHEPPNKTMESETTAIGVDMKEEVPGNGPTADWFTHASTPSSTKDNKEADEDNSLDRWDDSSATKNSGDEDTSGIQTNEILVSRASRVFDSPDDVTSESMWDRTEVLAAVIACVVVGLLCAIFLLVLLAYRMKKKDEGSYDLGDTKLSTSAYHKAPTKEFYA; this is encoded by the exons ATGAGGACTCTGTGGTTGTTGTTCCTCGTCGGGCTAGCCCCTGGATTCATCAGTGAAAAA ATGCTGGTCTCTTCACAGTCGCACCCATTCATGGGGGATGACCTTTACATAGAAGGTCAAACATCAGGTGAGCTGCCGATAGATGATGAAGATGGCGACGACATGGGCTCAGGATCCGGATCTGGAGACTATG atcCAATCAGTTACCAATTACACAGAGAGGAGAAGGAGATCCTCACCACGTTTGTCGACTCAAACAAGAGCGAAGAAATGACTCCAACGCTGTCGACAGCGGATTCTCGTCACGGTCAACCGACCACAGCAGCTGACCGCCACGagccaccaaacaagacaatgGAGAGTGAAACGACAGCAATCGGTGTGGACATGAAGGAAGAG GTGCCAGGTAATGGCCCAACAGCTGACTGGTTCACACACGCTTCCACTCCCAGCTCCACCAAGGACAACAAAGAAGCCGACGAAGACAACAGCCTGGATAGATGGGACGACTCCTCCGCCACCAAAAATAGTGGCGATGAAGACACCAGCGGAATCCAGACAAATGAAATTCTTGTCAGTCGGGCCAGCAGAGTGTTTGACTCTCCCGATGACGTGACATCCGAGAGCATGTGGGATCGAACGGAGGTGCTGGCAG CGGTGATAGCATGCGTAGTGGTCGGCTTGCTCTGTGCCATCTTCCTCCTTGTCCTCCTGGCCTACCGCATGAAGAAGAAGGACGAAGGGAGCTACGACCTGGGCGACACCAAACTTTCCACATCAGCTTACCATAAAGCACCAACCAAGGAGTTTTACGCCTGA